The following proteins are encoded in a genomic region of Colletotrichum higginsianum IMI 349063 chromosome 9, whole genome shotgun sequence:
- a CDS encoding ubiquitination network signaling protein: MPRASTSSKRQQGAANQRDTRHENGLVGPAKRLSNKKSQPSLDASAARNSPDQNAAASALPSSLSIGNGNAPSSSSNGNRQKTPTRAAAAAAPAPAPARDYDDDDDDDDDTMAPVHRNPDANANAAARRPSLGGCSETSSSDSLSSNLPNAALDASHRQIDVNATKNADVHRDPGGPVEFAATVLRALPLYDTLAILILLMQVPPVALSGIYMVFTFLTFVPPVTTSSGMNINLAEIFDYNSTMPSLVTVLCMDVFILLVWLFLWPTMQLAILDFAKPVIAATLGGGSNTREGASRSVTTCFFLVIGSHLLRGSRFHWSRAAKFLPPNWRFSPDSDDPLESLSRGFDKRGPHGWIKSVLAIHILTQGIVRYIREWYLRREKGSSSAHSITDPEAGKPYANDAAADTGFATPDSDTTFQQNATVSSTKKKRKQSTQVRLQQPLWAALASTKIVMVKEYELSHATSESAGSNATDIHNLGNAPFDSQAEQIWISYIGHDEVCFNTSHFPDCPSAASPTAAAAAANGHVPRPAGVDTSKPFYVRVNNAFWQPTRIFRIQDEEQDEQPGQHRWCGDIYGLRPLSKYVCEFVDTRTNRVIFSTSIRTSFAANRDQEGSINPPVSTPQSLRPDSPATTLKSTINANNERLAEEKSRLKTLRKEWKNKISSLKKENERLDNAIQSAGGNDDKHRQKIIQQENTKAQSEKEIAQLEADLKAFETAPEGFYERKKQTEKEWTAEKAVFDAASKEFKEHKAAIAKAVKAKEDEQASMQTKRNKIAARIAKVDNELGRITDANNRGLDEAERRRQARAAWQAETSTIENNFRGSIADIKTANALKQEQVNALLQQLQAYHEHMNYATAASMPFEVPEHHSAAPQGAATATSMSMSMATYNPAAPAWTPTSATAASQYMMSGASMWPTSMMTGSGSALPLPTNSTQSVWGYPPPHHSMVSLKARGRSSSMLSDVSGFTQSSNGDDEFLSLHNTPAQQPMAQRTPVTFAFTRRQRSDGAGSGGSSVHSGSGSGNGSMRDPQSPA; encoded by the coding sequence ATGCCTCGTGCTTCAACTTCCTCCAAGCGACAgcaaggcgccgccaacCAACGCGATACCAGGCACGAAAATGGCCTTGTAGGCCCCGCGAAGCGACTCTCCAACAAAAAGAGCCAGCCCTCTCTcgacgcctcggccgcccgcAACTCCCCCGACCAGAATGCCGCTGCCTCGGCCCTTCCCTCGTCTCTCTCCATCGGCAACGGTAACGccccctcgtcctcttccaaCGGCAACCGCCAGAAGACCCCGactcgcgccgccgccgccgccgctcctgctcctgctcccGCCCgcgactacgacgacgacgacgacgacgacgacgacaccatgGCCCCCGTCCACCGGAACCccgacgccaacgccaacgctGCTGCCAGGCGGCCTTCGCTAGGCGGCTGCTCCGAGACGTCGTCCTCTGACTCGCTCTCTTCGAACCTGCCCAACGCTGCCCTCGACGCGAGCCACCGCCAGATCGATGTCAACGCCACCAAGAACGCCGACGTCCATCGCGACCCCGGCGGCCCTGTCGAgttcgccgccaccgtcctgAGAGCATTGCCCCTCTACGACACTCTCGCCATTCTCATCCTGCTCATGCAGGTGCCTCCTGTCGCCCTCTCCGGCATCTACATGGTCTTTACCTTTCTCACCTTCGTGCCCCCCGTCACCACCAGCTCCGGGATGAACATTAACCTGGCCGAGATCTTTGACTACAACTCCACCATGCCCTccctcgtcaccgtcctcTGCATGGACGTCTTTATCCTGCTGGTCTGGCTGTTCCTGTGGCCCACCATGCAGCTTGCCATCCTCGACTTTGCAAAGCCCGTCATCGCTgccaccctcggcggcggatCCAATACGAGAGAGGGCGCCTCGAGAAGTGTCACTAcctgcttcttcctcgtcataGGCTCGCATCTGCTACGTGGCTCTAGGTTCCACTGGTCCCGCGCCGCCAAGTTCCTCCCTCCTAACTGGCGATTCTCccccgactcggacgaccCCTTAGAATCCCTGAGCCGCGGCTTCGACAAGAGAGGCCCGCATGGCTGGATCAAGAGCGTGCTTGCCATACATATCCTGACCCAGGGCATAGTACGGTACATCAGGGAGTGGTATttgaggagagagaaagggagctcgtcggcgcACAGCATAACGGACCCGGAAGCAGGCAAGCCCTACGCCAACGATGCGGCAGCCGACACGGGGTTTGCCACGCCCGACAGCGACACGACCTTTCAACAAAACGCAACAGTATCATCtacaaaaaagaaaagaaaacagaGCACGCAGGTGCGCCTGCAGCAGCCGCTGTGGGCCGCCCTGGCGAGCACCAAGATCGTCATGGTGAAGGAGTACGAGTTATCCCACGCCACATCCGAGTCGGCCGGCTCCAACGCCACCGATATCCATAACCTGGGGAATGCCCCCTTCGACAGCCAGGCCGAGCAGATCTGGATTTCCTACATCGGCCACGACGAGGTCTGCTTCAACACCAGTCACTTCCCCGACTGCCCGAGCGCTGCTTCTcctaccgccgccgccgccgccgccaacggaCACGTCCCGCGGCCGGCGGGAGTCGACACATCGAAGCCGTTTTACGTCCGAGTGAACAACGCATTCTGGCAGCCGACGCGCATCTTCCGCATCCAAGACGAAGAGCAAGATGAGCAGCCCGGCCAGCACCGGTGGTGCGGCGACATTTACGGGCTGCGGCCGTTGTCCAAGTACGTGTGCGAGTTTGTCGACACGCGCACGAACCGAGTCATCTTTTCCACAAGCATCCGCACCTCGTTCGCGGCCAACAGGGACCAGGAGGGCTCCATCAATCCGCCCGTCAGCACGCCGCAGTCGCTCCGCCCGGactcgccggcgacgacgctcAAGAGCACCATCAACGCCAACAACGAGCgcctggccgaggagaaaTCGAGGCTCAAGACGCTGCGCAAGGAGTGGAAGAACAAGATCAGCTCgctcaagaaggagaacgAACGGCTCGACAACGCGATCCAGTCGGCCGGCGGTAACGACGACAAGCACAGGCAGAAGATCATCCAGCAGGAGAACACCAAGGCCCAGTCAGAAAAGGAGATTGCCCAGCTCGAAGCGGATCTCAAGGCGTTTGAAACAGCACCGGAAGGATTCTACGAGCGCAAGAAACAGACGGAGAAAGAGTGGACtgccgagaaggccgtctTCGATGCGGCGTCCAAGGAGTTCAAGGAACacaaggccgccatcgccaaagccgtcaaggccaaggaggacgaGCAGGCAAGCATGCAGACCAAGCGCAACAAGATTGCGGCACGCATCGCCAAGGTGGACAACGAGCTCGGCCGCATCACGGACGCCAACAaccgcggcctcgacgaagccgaacGACGGCGCCAGGCGCGCGCCGCGTGGCAAGCCGAGACGTCTACGATTGAGAACAACTTCCGCGGCAGCATCGCCGACATCAAGACGGCCAACGCTCTGAAGCAAGAGCAGGTCAACGCcctgctgcagcagctccagGCTTACCACGAGCACATGAACTACGCCACGGCCGCGTCGATGCCCTTTGAGGTTCCCGAACACcactcggcggcgccccAGGGGGCGGCTACGGCGACATCAATGTCcatgtcgatggcgacgtacaacccggccgcgcccgccTGGACGCCGACTTCGGCCACCGCGGCCTCGCAGTACATGATGTCTGGGGCGTCCATGTGGCCCACGTCGATGATGACAGGGTCCGGGTCGGctctgccgctgccgacgaaCTCGACGCAGTCGGTCTGGGGATACCCTCCGCCGCACCACAGCATGGTGTCACTCAAGGCTAGAGGCCGGTCGTCATCGATGCTCAGCGACGTATCGGGATTCACGCAGTCCAGcaatggcgacgacgagttcCTGTCACTGCACAACACACCCGCGCAGCAGCCGATGGCCCAGCGCACGCCGGTGACGTTTGCCTTTACGCGGCGTCAGCgcagcgacggcgccgggtccggcggcagcagcgtgcacagcggcagcggcagcggcaacggcagcatGCGGGATCCGCAGAGCCCGGCTTGA